A single genomic interval of Hafnia alvei harbors:
- the atpH gene encoding F0F1 ATP synthase subunit delta: protein MSEFITVARPYAKAAFDFAVEHQNVDRWQQMLAFCAEVTRNENVAEMLSGALAPETLSNLFIELCGDQLDESGQNFIKVMAENGRLLVLPEVLQQFNTLRDALEATVDVEVTSAATLSDEQLNKISAAMEKRLSRKVKLNCKIDKSVMAGVVIRAGDLVIDGSIRSRLERLADVLQS, encoded by the coding sequence ATGTCTGAATTTATCACGGTAGCTCGCCCCTACGCCAAAGCAGCTTTTGACTTTGCCGTTGAGCACCAGAACGTAGACCGTTGGCAGCAAATGCTAGCGTTCTGCGCTGAGGTGACCCGCAACGAGAACGTGGCTGAAATGCTTTCTGGTGCATTAGCACCGGAAACATTATCAAACCTGTTCATTGAATTGTGTGGTGATCAGCTCGATGAATCCGGCCAGAACTTTATTAAAGTGATGGCTGAGAACGGACGTTTATTAGTTCTTCCTGAGGTGTTGCAGCAATTTAATACGCTGCGCGATGCGCTGGAGGCCACGGTTGACGTGGAAGTTACTTCAGCAGCAACTTTAAGCGATGAGCAGCTGAATAAAATCAGTGCCGCGATGGAAAAACGTCTGTCACGTAAAGTGAAGCTGAATTGCAAAATTGATAAGTCTGTCATGGCTGGCGTGGTTATTCGCGCTGGCGACCTAGTGATCGACGGCAGTATTCGCAGTCGTCTGGAACGCTTGGCAGACGTCTTGCAGTCTTAA
- the rsmG gene encoding 16S rRNA (guanine(527)-N(7))-methyltransferase RsmG has protein sequence MQKQLDTLLAKAGISLTDQQKQQLLGYVGLLDKWNKAYNLTSVRDPKEMLVRHILDSIVVNPFLKGDRFIDVGTGPGLPGIPLAIVRPESHFTLLDSLGKRVRFLRQVQHELKLTNIEPVQSRVEEFPAEPPFDGVISRAFASLQDMISWCHHLPKAETGRFYALKGVRPDDELAQLPSGIELVSVERLHVPTLDGERHLVILKAN, from the coding sequence GTGCAAAAACAACTCGATACTCTGCTAGCTAAAGCTGGAATTTCGCTAACCGATCAGCAAAAACAACAGCTATTAGGGTATGTTGGTTTGTTGGATAAGTGGAATAAGGCTTATAACCTGACTTCTGTCCGCGATCCTAAAGAGATGTTAGTACGTCATATTCTCGACAGTATCGTGGTTAACCCTTTCCTGAAAGGCGACCGCTTTATTGATGTTGGGACTGGCCCGGGTCTTCCTGGTATCCCGTTGGCCATCGTTCGTCCTGAGTCTCATTTCACACTTCTCGACAGCTTGGGTAAGCGCGTGCGTTTTCTGCGTCAGGTACAGCATGAGCTGAAGCTGACCAACATCGAACCAGTACAAAGTCGAGTTGAAGAGTTCCCCGCTGAGCCACCTTTTGACGGCGTTATTAGCCGCGCATTTGCCTCACTTCAGGATATGATTTCTTGGTGTCATCATTTGCCAAAGGCAGAGACTGGCCGCTTTTATGCGTTGAAAGGGGTTCGCCCTGATGACGAACTGGCGCAGTTACCTTCTGGGATTGAGCTGGTGTCCGTGGAACGGCTACATGTACCGACTCTTGATGGTGAAAGGCATTTGGTTATTCTTAAGGCAAACTAA
- the mioC gene encoding FMN-binding protein MioC: MADITLISGSTLGSAEYVAEHLAEKLEEQGYSAEILHGPELDEVPLQGIWLVVTSTHGAGDLPDNLQPLFEQIETQQPDLTQVRFGAIGLGSSEYDTFCGGIKTVDRILIAFGAQRIGDTLEIDITKHDIPEDPAEIWLTKWVKVIN, encoded by the coding sequence ATGGCTGATATAACTCTCATCAGTGGCAGCACCTTAGGTAGCGCCGAATATGTTGCTGAGCACCTGGCTGAAAAGCTAGAAGAACAGGGCTATTCAGCAGAGATACTGCACGGTCCTGAACTCGATGAAGTTCCCTTGCAAGGTATTTGGCTGGTGGTAACGTCAACGCATGGTGCCGGTGACCTTCCCGATAACCTCCAACCTTTATTCGAACAAATTGAAACTCAGCAACCCGATCTTACTCAGGTTCGCTTTGGTGCTATTGGTCTCGGTAGTAGTGAATACGACACCTTCTGTGGAGGGATCAAAACCGTCGATCGTATATTGATCGCTTTTGGTGCTCAACGGATCGGCGATACGCTGGAGATCGATATTACCAAACACGATATTCCTGAGGATCCCGCTGAGATTTGGCTCACGAAATGGGTCAAAGTTATCAATTAA
- the asnA gene encoding aspartate--ammonia ligase, with the protein MKKQFIQKQQQISFVKSSFSSQLEKQLGLIEVQAPILSRLGDGTQDNLSGSEKAVQVKVKTLPQDTFEVVHSLAKWKRKTLGMHDFGPGEGLYTHMKALRPDEDRLTPIHSVFVDQWDWERVMGDGQRTPEFLKETVRKIYAAMKATEAEVAAEFGIEPSLPEEIHFIHSETLLRRFPDLDAKGRERAIAKELGAVFLIGIGGKLSHGKAHDVRAPDYDDWTSIGEEGFAGLNGDIVVWNPVLEDAFELSSMGIRVDAETLKRQLALTDDEERMKLEWHQSLVRGEMPQTIGGGIGQSRLVMLMLKQQHIGQVQCGVWAPEVRDQIDSLL; encoded by the coding sequence ATGAAAAAACAATTTATACAAAAACAACAACAAATCAGCTTCGTGAAATCTTCCTTCTCTAGCCAGCTGGAAAAACAGCTTGGTTTAATTGAAGTTCAAGCACCGATTCTGAGCCGCTTAGGTGATGGTACTCAGGATAACCTGTCTGGCAGCGAAAAAGCGGTACAGGTAAAAGTGAAGACGTTACCGCAAGATACGTTCGAAGTTGTGCATTCTCTGGCTAAGTGGAAACGCAAAACCTTGGGTATGCATGATTTTGGCCCAGGTGAAGGCTTATACACCCACATGAAAGCGCTGCGCCCAGATGAAGACCGTCTGACGCCAATTCACTCGGTTTTCGTTGACCAGTGGGATTGGGAACGCGTTATGGGCGATGGCCAGCGTACACCTGAGTTTTTAAAAGAAACCGTACGTAAAATTTACGCCGCAATGAAAGCAACTGAGGCAGAAGTTGCCGCTGAATTTGGTATCGAACCTTCTTTGCCAGAAGAGATCCATTTTATCCACAGCGAAACGCTGCTGCGCCGTTTCCCCGATCTGGATGCAAAAGGCCGTGAACGTGCCATTGCGAAAGAATTAGGGGCGGTATTCTTGATTGGTATCGGTGGAAAGCTATCGCACGGCAAAGCGCATGATGTTCGTGCTCCAGACTATGATGACTGGACGTCGATTGGCGAAGAAGGTTTTGCTGGTTTGAACGGCGATATCGTGGTGTGGAACCCAGTGTTAGAAGATGCGTTCGAGCTTTCTTCTATGGGCATCCGTGTTGACGCGGAAACGCTGAAGCGCCAGCTGGCACTGACCGACGATGAAGAGCGTATGAAGCTTGAATGGCATCAGTCGCTGGTTCGCGGTGAAATGCCACAGACTATCGGCGGCGGCATTGGTCAGTCTCGCTTGGTGATGCTGATGCTAAAACAGCAGCATATTGGTCAGGTACAGTGCGGTGTTTGGGCACCAGAAGTTCGCGATCAAATTGACTCGCTTCTCTAA
- the atpE gene encoding F0F1 ATP synthase subunit C: MENLSMDLLYMAAAVMMGLAAIGAAIGIGILGGKFLEGAARQPDLIPLLRTQFFIVMGLVDAIPMIAVGLGLYVMFAVA; this comes from the coding sequence ATGGAAAACCTGAGTATGGATCTGCTGTACATGGCTGCCGCTGTGATGATGGGTTTAGCGGCAATCGGTGCTGCGATCGGTATCGGCATCCTGGGTGGTAAATTCCTGGAAGGCGCTGCACGCCAACCTGACCTGATTCCTCTGCTGCGTACACAGTTCTTTATCGTTATGGGTCTGGTGGATGCTATCCCAATGATCGCTGTTGGTCTGGGTCTGTACGTCATGTTTGCTGTCGCGTAA
- the mnmG gene encoding tRNA uridine-5-carboxymethylaminomethyl(34) synthesis enzyme MnmG: MFYPDIFDVIIIGGGHAGTEAAMASARMGRQTLLLTHNIDTLGQMSCNPAIGGIGKGHLVKEVDALGGLMATAIDHGGIQFRILNSSKGPAVRATRAQADRVLYRQAVRTALENQPNLMIFQQAVEDLIVENDRVVGAVTQMGLKFRGKAVVLTVGTFLDGKIHIGLENYSGGRAGDPPAIALSRRLRELPLRVNRLKTGTPPRIDARTIDFSVLAPQYGDNPSPVFSFMGNASQHPEQMPCYITHTNERTHDVIRNNLDRSPMYAGIIEGIGPRYCPSIEDKVMRFADRNAHQIFLEPEGLTSNEIYPNGISTSLPFDVQMQIVRSMEGMENARIVRPGYAIEYDFFDPRDLKPTLESKHIQGLFFAGQINGTTGYEEAAAQGLLAGLNAGRFANEDEGWSPRRDQAYLGVLVDDLCTLGTKEPYRMFTSRAEYRLMLREDNADLRLTAIGRELGLVDDARWAHFNQKLENIERERQRLRDIWVHPNAEHVAQLNEILKAPLSREANGEDLLRRPEIDYVKLTKLAPFAPGLEDEKASEQVEIQVKYEGYIARQQEEIEKHLRNENTLLPADLDYSLVSGLSNEVIAKLNDHKPSSIGQASRISGITPAAISILLIWLKKQGLLRRSA, encoded by the coding sequence ATGTTCTATCCAGATATCTTTGACGTCATCATTATCGGTGGTGGTCATGCAGGCACAGAAGCTGCAATGGCGTCCGCTCGAATGGGGCGACAAACTTTATTATTAACGCATAACATTGATACGCTTGGACAAATGTCTTGTAACCCAGCGATCGGTGGTATCGGAAAGGGACATCTGGTTAAAGAAGTCGATGCGTTAGGCGGCTTAATGGCAACCGCAATTGACCACGGCGGCATTCAGTTTAGGATACTAAACAGCAGCAAAGGACCAGCCGTTAGAGCCACTCGTGCTCAGGCTGACCGTGTTCTGTATCGCCAAGCGGTACGCACTGCGTTGGAAAACCAGCCTAATCTGATGATCTTCCAGCAAGCGGTTGAAGATCTGATTGTCGAGAACGATCGTGTTGTAGGTGCTGTAACCCAAATGGGGTTGAAATTCCGTGGCAAAGCCGTTGTGTTGACCGTCGGAACCTTCCTCGATGGCAAGATCCACATTGGTCTGGAAAATTACAGCGGTGGCCGTGCAGGGGATCCTCCTGCTATCGCCCTTTCTCGTCGTCTACGCGAATTGCCACTGCGCGTTAACCGTTTAAAAACGGGAACACCGCCGCGTATTGATGCCAGAACTATCGATTTCAGCGTATTAGCACCACAGTATGGTGATAATCCATCTCCGGTATTCTCGTTTATGGGGAATGCTTCTCAGCACCCAGAGCAAATGCCGTGTTACATCACGCACACCAACGAACGAACTCATGACGTGATCCGTAATAATTTGGATCGTAGTCCGATGTATGCTGGGATCATTGAAGGGATCGGGCCACGATACTGCCCGTCGATCGAAGACAAAGTTATGCGCTTTGCCGATCGTAATGCTCATCAGATCTTCCTTGAACCTGAAGGACTAACCAGTAACGAAATATATCCAAACGGCATCTCAACCAGTTTGCCATTTGACGTTCAGATGCAAATCGTTCGTTCAATGGAGGGGATGGAAAATGCGCGGATTGTTCGCCCAGGCTATGCCATTGAGTACGATTTCTTCGATCCACGTGATTTGAAACCAACGCTGGAAAGCAAACATATCCAAGGTTTGTTCTTCGCTGGTCAAATCAACGGCACAACCGGCTATGAAGAGGCTGCCGCTCAAGGGCTATTGGCGGGTCTGAATGCGGGACGCTTTGCTAACGAAGATGAAGGTTGGTCACCACGTCGTGATCAGGCGTATCTAGGCGTGCTGGTGGACGACCTGTGTACTTTGGGTACCAAAGAACCGTATCGAATGTTTACCTCACGCGCGGAGTATCGCTTGATGCTGCGTGAAGATAACGCGGATTTACGTTTAACCGCCATCGGCCGTGAACTTGGTTTAGTGGATGATGCTCGTTGGGCCCACTTCAATCAGAAACTTGAAAATATTGAGCGTGAACGCCAGCGCTTACGTGACATTTGGGTTCATCCAAATGCTGAACACGTTGCTCAACTAAATGAAATCCTAAAAGCGCCTCTTTCTCGTGAAGCTAACGGTGAAGATCTACTGCGTCGTCCTGAGATCGATTATGTCAAACTGACGAAACTTGCTCCGTTTGCGCCTGGATTGGAAGATGAAAAAGCGTCCGAACAGGTTGAGATCCAAGTGAAATACGAAGGCTACATTGCTCGTCAGCAGGAAGAAATTGAAAAACACCTGCGTAACGAAAATACGCTTTTGCCGGCTGACTTAGATTATTCGCTGGTTTCTGGGCTGTCTAATGAAGTCATTGCGAAGCTTAACGATCACAAACCAAGCTCAATTGGTCAGGCATCACGTATTTCAGGAATAACGCCTGCTGCCATCTCAATTTTGCTGATTTGGCTGAAAAAGCAGGGCTTACTGCGACGTAGTGCTTAA
- the atpB gene encoding F0F1 ATP synthase subunit A, which translates to MSAGEISTPQEYIGHHLTQLQIGTGFWSINIDSMFFSVVLGLLFLVIFRKVAKNATSGVPGKLQCAVELVVGFVDSSVRDMYHGKSKVIAPLALTVFVWVFLMNLMDLLPIDFLPYIGEHILGLPALRVVPTADVNITLSMALGVFILILFYSIKMKGVGGFVKELTMQPFNHPVFIPINLILEGVSLLSKPVSLGLRLFGNMYAGELIFILIAGLLPWWSQWVLNVPWAIFHILIITLQAFIFMVLTIVYLSMASEEH; encoded by the coding sequence ATGTCTGCAGGAGAAATCTCTACGCCACAAGAGTATATCGGTCACCATCTGACACAGCTTCAGATCGGGACGGGATTCTGGTCGATCAACATTGACTCAATGTTTTTCTCCGTTGTCCTCGGCCTACTCTTCTTGGTTATCTTCCGCAAAGTGGCTAAAAACGCGACTAGCGGTGTTCCGGGTAAATTACAGTGTGCGGTTGAACTGGTTGTCGGCTTCGTCGATAGCAGCGTGCGCGACATGTATCACGGTAAAAGCAAGGTTATTGCCCCTCTGGCTCTAACCGTGTTTGTTTGGGTTTTCCTGATGAACCTGATGGACTTGCTACCAATCGATTTCTTGCCTTACATCGGCGAGCATATCCTTGGTTTACCAGCGCTACGTGTAGTTCCAACGGCTGACGTAAACATTACGTTGTCGATGGCGCTGGGCGTATTTATCCTGATTCTGTTCTACAGCATTAAGATGAAAGGTGTTGGTGGGTTCGTTAAAGAACTGACCATGCAGCCATTCAATCATCCTGTATTTATTCCAATCAACCTTATTCTGGAAGGCGTCAGCCTGTTGTCTAAGCCAGTTTCACTGGGTTTGCGACTGTTCGGTAACATGTATGCCGGCGAGCTGATTTTCATCCTGATTGCCGGTCTGTTGCCGTGGTGGTCACAGTGGGTGCTCAATGTTCCATGGGCTATTTTCCACATCCTGATTATTACGCTGCAAGCCTTTATCTTCATGGTTCTGACGATCGTCTATCTCTCGATGGCGTCTGAAGAGCACTGA
- the atpI gene encoding F0F1 ATP synthase subunit I, producing the protein MSVTLYSGKAARKLLALQLLTFVLFGIGFSVKEISWVFSAVLGGLSAWLPSVVFMLFALRHQAHTPAGGRVAWSFAIGEALKVVSTIVLMIVSLGWFKAALFPLGLTYIAVLVVQIVAPAIIGRNS; encoded by the coding sequence ATGTCTGTAACGCTTTATAGCGGCAAGGCAGCGCGAAAATTACTGGCTCTGCAGTTACTGACTTTTGTTCTGTTCGGCATCGGCTTTTCGGTTAAAGAGATAAGCTGGGTTTTTTCAGCCGTTCTCGGTGGCTTGTCAGCGTGGTTGCCTAGCGTCGTTTTCATGCTGTTTGCTTTGCGTCATCAAGCTCATACTCCAGCAGGAGGCCGAGTTGCATGGTCTTTTGCTATAGGTGAGGCGTTAAAGGTCGTCAGCACGATTGTTCTTATGATCGTGTCACTGGGGTGGTTTAAGGCGGCGTTATTCCCGCTTGGCCTGACTTATATCGCTGTGTTGGTTGTTCAGATCGTGGCACCAGCAATAATAGGTCGCAATAGCTGA
- the atpF gene encoding F0F1 ATP synthase subunit B produces MNLNATILGQAIAFILFVWFCMKFVWPPIMDAIEKRQKEIADGLSSAERAKKDLDLAQANATDQLKKAKADAQVIIEQANKRKAQIIDEAKVEAEQERNKIVAQAQAEIDAERKRAREELRKQVATLAIAGAEKIIERSVDEAANSDIVDKLVAEL; encoded by the coding sequence GTGAATCTTAACGCAACAATCCTCGGCCAGGCCATCGCGTTCATTTTGTTCGTGTGGTTCTGCATGAAGTTTGTATGGCCTCCAATTATGGATGCCATCGAGAAGCGTCAAAAAGAAATTGCTGATGGCCTCTCAAGTGCAGAACGTGCGAAGAAAGATTTGGACTTAGCTCAAGCCAATGCGACCGACCAGCTGAAAAAAGCTAAAGCCGACGCTCAGGTGATTATTGAACAAGCGAACAAACGCAAAGCTCAAATCATCGACGAAGCTAAAGTTGAAGCTGAGCAGGAACGTAACAAAATCGTGGCGCAGGCGCAGGCTGAAATCGACGCAGAACGTAAACGCGCTCGTGAAGAGCTGCGTAAGCAAGTTGCTACGTTGGCTATTGCTGGTGCCGAGAAAATTATCGAACGTTCCGTGGATGAAGCTGCTAACAGCGACATCGTTGATAAACTGGTCGCTGAACTGTAA
- the asnC gene encoding transcriptional regulator AsnC, whose translation MAEIYQIDNLDRGILNALMENARTPYAELAKVFNVSPGTIHVRVEKMKQAGIITGACIQVSPKKLGYDVCCFIGIILKSAKDYPSALARLESLEEVVEAYYTTGHYSIFIKVMTRSIDALQHVLINKIQTIDEIQSTETLISLQNPIMRDITP comes from the coding sequence TTGGCAGAAATTTACCAGATCGATAATCTCGATCGCGGCATTCTTAACGCTTTAATGGAAAATGCGCGCACGCCATACGCTGAATTAGCCAAAGTCTTCAACGTGAGTCCAGGCACTATTCATGTTCGCGTAGAGAAAATGAAGCAGGCGGGAATTATTACCGGAGCCTGTATACAGGTGAGCCCAAAGAAGCTGGGTTACGATGTTTGCTGCTTTATAGGCATCATTTTGAAAAGTGCCAAAGACTATCCGTCGGCATTAGCGCGCTTAGAGAGTTTAGAAGAAGTCGTTGAAGCTTATTACACCACCGGGCACTACAGCATCTTTATTAAGGTCATGACACGATCAATTGATGCACTCCAGCATGTACTTATCAACAAGATCCAGACCATCGACGAGATCCAATCCACAGAAACGCTGATCTCCTTACAGAATCCCATCATGCGCGATATTACGCCCTAA